In bacterium, a single window of DNA contains:
- a CDS encoding thiamine pyrophosphate-dependent enzyme, whose protein sequence is MHAYSRTSELPAIDAQTARAWYRLMHTGRLIDERAWILFKQGKGWSYLATCSGHEPIQLALGLSFRPKKDYLFPYYRDQLTCLAAGLTIDEIMLNGLSRRDDVAAGGRHMSNHFSKPEIGIQNTSSCVSNHALHAVGLARAAKYYKSDALTFCSFGEASASEGYVFEALNGASREQLPVIFVIQNNKYGISVPVHEQTANEIVADNFVGLKYLHIIRCDGTDPIASRVAMDEAMDYVRTGKGPALVHAQCVRIGPHSNSDKQESYRSDQEINEVATQDPLPRFRTYILAKGLLTEEELRGIEEENKRLVTEAAARGEAAPLPDPKSIYDFAVAPVYQAEETPTPEEGEKEKMRESINRTLHEEFQRNPHTFLWGQDVASKDKGGVFNVTNGMQQAFGKSRVFNAPIAEDFIVGTANGMSRFREDMWVVIEAAQFTDYVWPSMEQMVELSHEYWRTNGKFLPNIIVRLSCGGYIGGGLYHSQSAEGVFANFPGFRIAMPAFADDAAGLLRTSMRSRGVTIMFEPKYLYNHPMAQAPKTGPNHFVPFGRARVRRTGKDLTIVSYGNAVHWSLKAAEKLAEDGYETEVIDLRTLVPYDLETVRASVQKTNRVIVASEDHKTGGYGGEVLAEISEACFKFLDAPPRRVCTKDTPIGFSRILEAAILINEEDIYQAALEVVKY, encoded by the coding sequence ATGCACGCTTATTCCCGCACGTCGGAGTTGCCGGCTATCGATGCCCAAACGGCACGCGCATGGTACCGTTTGATGCACACCGGCCGTCTCATCGACGAGCGGGCTTGGATTCTCTTCAAGCAGGGCAAGGGTTGGAGTTATCTCGCGACCTGCTCGGGCCATGAGCCGATTCAGTTGGCGCTCGGACTGTCGTTCCGGCCGAAGAAGGATTATCTCTTCCCCTACTATCGCGATCAACTGACCTGTCTCGCCGCCGGCTTGACCATCGATGAGATCATGCTGAACGGCCTGAGCCGGCGCGACGACGTGGCTGCCGGCGGCCGCCACATGTCGAATCACTTTTCCAAGCCGGAAATCGGCATTCAGAACACTTCGAGCTGCGTCTCGAATCACGCGCTGCACGCGGTGGGCTTGGCGCGCGCCGCGAAATACTACAAATCCGATGCGCTCACCTTCTGCAGCTTCGGCGAGGCCTCCGCCTCCGAGGGCTACGTCTTCGAGGCGCTCAACGGCGCCAGCCGCGAGCAATTGCCGGTGATCTTCGTCATTCAAAACAACAAATACGGCATCAGCGTGCCGGTGCATGAGCAAACCGCCAACGAAATCGTGGCGGACAACTTCGTCGGCTTGAAGTATCTTCACATCATTCGTTGCGACGGCACCGACCCCATTGCCAGCCGCGTGGCCATGGATGAAGCGATGGACTACGTGCGCACCGGCAAAGGTCCGGCGCTGGTGCACGCCCAATGCGTGCGTATTGGTCCGCACTCCAACAGCGACAAGCAGGAGTCCTACCGCTCGGACCAGGAAATCAATGAAGTGGCGACGCAAGACCCGCTGCCGCGTTTCCGCACTTACATTCTGGCGAAGGGCTTGCTCACCGAAGAAGAGCTGCGCGGCATCGAAGAGGAAAACAAGCGCCTGGTGACCGAAGCCGCGGCGCGCGGCGAGGCGGCGCCCCTGCCTGATCCCAAATCAATCTACGATTTCGCGGTCGCGCCGGTTTACCAAGCCGAAGAAACGCCCACGCCCGAGGAAGGCGAGAAGGAAAAGATGCGGGAATCCATCAACCGCACGCTGCACGAGGAATTTCAGCGCAATCCCCACACCTTTCTCTGGGGCCAGGATGTGGCTTCCAAAGACAAGGGCGGCGTGTTCAACGTCACCAACGGCATGCAGCAGGCGTTCGGCAAAAGCCGCGTGTTCAATGCGCCCATCGCCGAAGATTTCATCGTCGGCACGGCCAACGGCATGAGCCGCTTCCGCGAGGATATGTGGGTGGTGATCGAAGCCGCGCAATTCACCGACTACGTTTGGCCGTCGATGGAACAGATGGTCGAGCTGAGCCACGAATATTGGCGCACCAACGGCAAGTTCCTGCCCAACATCATCGTGCGGCTGTCGTGCGGCGGCTACATCGGCGGCGGGCTTTATCACTCGCAGAGTGCCGAAGGCGTGTTCGCCAACTTCCCCGGCTTTCGCATCGCGATGCCGGCGTTTGCGGATGATGCCGCGGGCTTGCTGCGCACTTCGATGCGCTCGCGCGGGGTGACCATCATGTTCGAGCCGAAGTATCTCTACAACCATCCCATGGCGCAGGCGCCCAAAACCGGGCCGAATCACTTTGTGCCCTTTGGCCGCGCGCGCGTGCGCCGGACCGGCAAGGACCTGACCATCGTGAGCTACGGCAACGCCGTGCACTGGTCGCTGAAAGCCGCGGAAAAACTGGCCGAGGACGGCTATGAAACCGAAGTCATCGATCTGCGCACGCTGGTGCCTTATGACCTGGAAACGGTGCGCGCCTCGGTGCAGAAAACCAACCGCGTGATCGTGGCGAGCGAAGATCACAAGACCGGCGGCTACGGCGGCGAGGTGCTGGCGGAAATTTCAGAAGCATGCTTCAAATTTCTCGATGCCCCGCCGCGCCGGGTGTGCACCAAGGACACGCCCATCGGGTTCAGCCGCATTCTCGAAGCCGCGATCTTGATCAATGAAGAGGATATCTATCAAGCGGCGCTGGAGGTGGTGAAGTACTGA